One Archocentrus centrarchus isolate MPI-CPG fArcCen1 chromosome 14, fArcCen1, whole genome shotgun sequence DNA window includes the following coding sequences:
- the LOC115791892 gene encoding odorant receptor 131-2-like, protein MSSISPSLTNITVQDQRLPDRVMISVLTTLPSCVFLVINGIMLFTLRSKPVFRETCCYVLLYNLLFADTVQLGQSQVHLLLSVLQIRVSYPVCTFIIIFTNLTTVVSPLTLVVMPLERYVAVCYPLRHAAIITIRNTGAAVTVIWAISFLNIIIRTLLFLELFEKLDSLEVKGFCSDIAILLGSKSDHYDKAFTSFVFVSAGVAVMFSYIGVILAARSASTDKALAHKARNTLVLNLIQLCLSLSSTIYYPLLISLSMIVTRIILFRIQNVFYLFFIILPRCLTSLIYGLRDQTIRPVLTYYLCCRLILPVVENKA, encoded by the coding sequence ATGTCAAGTATATCTCCATCTCTCACTAACATCACTGTCCAAGATCAGAGGTTACCAGACCGAGTGATGATTTCAGTTCTAACTACACTTCCATCCTGTGTGTTTCTCGTCATTAATGGGATCATGTTGTTCACTCTGAGGAGTAAACCGGTGTTTCGTGAGACCTGCTGTTATGTTCTTCTTTATAACCTCCTTTTTGCAGACACTGTACAGCTGGGACAGAGTCAGGTTCATTTACTTCTTTCAGTTCTTCAAATAAGAGTGTCATATCCTGTATGTACTTTTATCATCATCTTCACCAATCTCACAACTGTGGTCTCTCCTCTCACACTGGTGGTGATGCCTCTGGAGAGATATGTTGCTGTGTGTTACCCACTGAGGCATGctgccatcatcaccatcagaaACACAGGGGCAGCTGTCACTGTGATTTGGGCAATCAGTTTTCTAAACATTATTATTCGAACTCTGTTGTTTTTAGAACTATTTGAAAAGTTGGATAGTTTAGAGGTGAAAGGCTTTTGTTCTGATATAGCTATACTGCTTGGGTCAAAGTCTGATCATTATGACAAAGCTTTCActagttttgtgtttgtatctGCTGGAGTGGCAGTCATGTTCTCTTATATTGGTGTGATATTAGCAGCCAGGTCGGCCTCCACTGACAAAGCTTTAGCCCATAAAGCTCGTAACACACTGGTGTTGAATCTGATACAACTGTGCCTCAGCCTCTCCTCAACTATTTACTACCCACTGTTGATATCTCTTTCAATGATTGTTACAAGAATAATACTTTTCCgcattcaaaatgttttttatttgttttttattatcttACCCAGATGTCTGACTTCCCTCATCTATGGACTAAGAGATCAGACTATCAGACCTGTCCTCACGTACTATCTATGCTGTAGATTGATACTCCCAGTGGTAGAAAACAAAGCATGA
- the LOC115791893 gene encoding odorant receptor 131-2-like yields the protein MSSISPSLTNITVQDQRVAERVMISVLTTLPSCVFLIINGIMLFTLRSKPVFRETCRYVLLYNLLFAETVQLGQSQVHFLLAVFQITVSYPVCTVLIIFTNLTTVVSPLTLVVMPLERYVAVCYPLRHAAIITIRNTGAAVTVIWTISFLNIIIRTLLFLELFEKLDSLEVKGLCSDIAILLGSKSDHFDKAFTSFVFVSAGVAVMFSYIGVILAARSASTDKALAHKARNTLVLNLIQLCLSLSSTIYHPLLISLSMIVPRIVLVRIQNAFYVIFIILPRCLTSLIYGLRDQTIRPVLTNHLCCRLKLSVLKPRMCGKNRTRVWLCHLHADMEESSKIKTDELESNSDSFGLI from the exons ATGTCAAGTATATCTCCATCTCTCACTAACATCACTGTCCAAGATCAGAGGGTAGCAGAAAGAGTGATGATTTCAGTTCTAACTACACTTCCATCCTGTGTGTTTCTCATCATTAATGGGATCATGTTGTTCACTCTAAGGAGTAAACCGGTGTTTCGTGAGACCTGCCGTTATGTTCTTCTTTATAACCTCCTTTTTGCAGAAACTGTACAGCTGGGACAGAGTCAGGTTCATTTTCTTCTTGCAGTTTTTCAAATAACAGTGTCATATCCTGTATGTACTGTTCTCATTATCTTCACTAATCTCACAACTGTGGTTTCTCCTCTCACACTGGTGGTGATGCCTCTGGAGAGATATGTTGCTGTGTGTTACCCACTGAGGCATGctgccatcatcaccatcagaaACACAGGGGCAGCTGTCACTGTGATTTGGACAATCAGTTTTCTAAACATTATTATTCGAACTCTGTTGTTTTTAGAACTATTTGAAAAGTTGGATAGTTTAGAGGTGAAAGGCCTTTGTTCTGATATAGCTATACTGCTTGGGTCAAAGTCTGATCATTTTGACAAAGCTTTCActagttttgtgtttgtatctGCTGGAGTGGCAGTCATGTTCTCTTATATTGGTGTGATATTAGCAGCCAGGTCGGCCTCCACTGACAAAGCTTTAGCCCATAAAGCTCGTAACACACTGGTGTTGAATCTGATACAGCTGTGCCTCAGCCTCTCCTCAACTATTTATCACCCACTGTTGATATCTCTTTCAATGATTGTTCCAAGGATAGTACTTGTTCGCATTCAGaatgctttttatgtgatttttattattttacccAGATGTCTGACTTCTCTCATCTATGGACTAAGAGATCAGACTATCAGACCTGTCCTCACAAATCATCTATGCTGTCGACTGAAACTCT ctgttCTCAAACCAAGAATGTGTGGCAAAAACAGGACAAGGGTGTGGCTCTGCCATCTCcat GCTGACATGGAAGAGTCCTCAAAGATCAAAACAGACGAACTGGAGTCCAACTCTGACTCATTTGGACTTATCTGA